In one Polaribacter sp. ALD11 genomic region, the following are encoded:
- a CDS encoding RidA family protein, with translation MKKIITTSKAPTPIGPYNQAVLTGNTLYTSGQIAINPETGALVLASIKEETTQVMENLKEVLAAAEMTFENVIKTSIFISDMNNFGEINAVYGQYFNEETAPARETVEVANLPKFVNVEISAIAVK, from the coding sequence ATGAAAAAAATAATCACAACAAGCAAAGCACCTACACCAATTGGTCCTTATAATCAAGCTGTTTTAACAGGAAATACGTTATACACTTCAGGTCAAATTGCTATTAACCCTGAAACAGGAGCATTGGTTTTAGCTTCAATTAAAGAAGAAACAACACAAGTAATGGAAAACCTAAAGGAAGTTTTAGCTGCTGCTGAAATGACTTTTGAAAATGTAATTAAAACTTCAATATTTATTTCTGACATGAACAACTTTGGGGAAATAAATGCCGTTTACGGACAATATTTTAATGAAGAAACGGCTCCTGCAAGAGAAACTGTAGAAGTAGCAAACTTGCCTAAATTTGTAAATGTCGAAATTAGTGCAATAGCTGTTAAGTAG
- a CDS encoding putative LPS assembly protein LptD, producing MVPIVKKDSVPLNKVDSTSTIKKDTILLREKDTISLDTIKPKETIEDIITHVAKDHTIQNAKNKTVTLYNEANITYTDIDLKAGIIVVDYIKNTLFAKGIIDSTGYIQRPIFKQGNEESEQDSIVYNFKSKKALIYGLKTKQGEMFTFGKKTKRVNDSTIYVRDIKFTTSEKLDYYIGTSKAKIIPGKKIIVGGSQLFIADVPTPVYLPFAYFPITQTSVSGFLIPAFDTGSSDRGIGFQNGGYYFAINDYVDLGITGDAYSNGSWGFRANSNYNKRYRFNGTFNFSFENNINGIRGFDDFSKSNKFNLRWNHNQDTKASPNSRFTASVNLGSSKFFRESQNQFNVAQTQTNSLSSSVNYSKTFVGTPFNMNVTAQHQQNTNTEEITMTLPSLTVNMNRVYPFAGKNGIKKNPIQKMGFNYTLDSKYLINTTDDDFLTAKMFETARAGMRHKTGTSTNFKAFKYFTVSPSVSYEETWQFDYIEKEYDATNNKIVTDTLRGFKSFREYNTGVSLSTNIYGTFNFKKGRLKGIRHTFRPSISYSYRPDFEEKYLKQVQASNNPSDLKDYTVFDKGIYGGPSSGLSNSIGISLNNVLEAKVAPKDPDSDEEDEKIMLLNNLNFSSNYNMAADSLRWSKVNFSAGTRLFKDKLSVNLSGSLDPYKVVASSTGSPIRINEFNSNFLGLRLTNASLTANYSISSADFKKDKKGDKKDKNRDPNNSQDVIGADINPTDRFGQMNNSKNTSGEDKNKTAKLYNADIPWSISLAYSTNYINNGLDGGNIGVHSIMFSGNVELSPKWKMGYSSGYDVKGGAFTFSRFNFTRDLDSWNFNFNWVPFGTNSSYTFFIGVKSSVLSDLKWDKNKPPDRKLF from the coding sequence GTGGTTCCCATAGTTAAGAAAGATTCTGTTCCCTTAAACAAGGTAGATAGTACATCTACAATAAAAAAAGACACTATACTACTCAGAGAAAAAGATACAATTTCTTTAGATACAATTAAACCAAAAGAAACTATTGAAGATATTATTACACATGTTGCAAAAGACCATACTATACAAAATGCCAAAAACAAAACTGTAACTCTTTACAACGAAGCAAATATTACCTATACAGATATAGATTTAAAAGCAGGTATTATAGTTGTAGATTATATTAAAAACACACTTTTTGCAAAAGGAATTATTGATAGTACTGGTTATATACAGCGCCCTATTTTTAAACAAGGTAATGAAGAGTCTGAGCAAGATTCTATTGTTTATAACTTTAAATCTAAGAAAGCTTTAATTTATGGTTTAAAAACCAAACAAGGTGAAATGTTTACATTTGGTAAAAAAACCAAAAGAGTAAATGACTCTACTATTTATGTTAGAGACATTAAATTTACCACTTCAGAAAAATTAGATTATTATATAGGAACAAGTAAAGCAAAAATTATTCCTGGAAAGAAAATAATTGTTGGTGGTAGTCAATTATTTATAGCAGATGTACCCACACCTGTTTACTTACCTTTTGCTTATTTTCCTATTACCCAAACAAGTGTTTCTGGGTTTCTAATTCCTGCTTTTGATACTGGAAGTAGTGATAGAGGTATTGGGTTTCAAAACGGTGGATATTATTTTGCAATTAATGATTATGTAGATTTAGGAATTACTGGAGATGCTTATTCTAACGGAAGTTGGGGTTTTAGAGCGAATTCAAATTACAATAAAAGATACCGTTTTAATGGGACTTTCAATTTTAGTTTCGAAAACAACATCAACGGAATTCGTGGTTTTGATGATTTTAGTAAATCGAATAAATTTAACCTTAGGTGGAACCATAATCAAGACACAAAAGCGAGTCCGAATTCTAGATTTACAGCCTCTGTAAACTTAGGAAGCAGTAAGTTTTTTAGAGAATCACAAAATCAATTTAATGTTGCACAAACACAAACGAACAGTCTTAGTTCTTCTGTAAACTATAGTAAAACTTTTGTTGGTACTCCCTTTAATATGAATGTTACTGCCCAACATCAGCAAAACACAAATACAGAAGAAATTACAATGACATTGCCTTCTTTAACTGTAAACATGAACAGAGTGTATCCTTTTGCAGGAAAAAATGGTATAAAAAAGAACCCTATTCAGAAAATGGGCTTTAATTACACTTTAGATAGTAAATATTTAATTAACACTACAGATGATGATTTTTTAACGGCTAAAATGTTTGAAACTGCTAGAGCTGGTATGCGACATAAAACCGGAACAAGTACAAATTTTAAGGCTTTTAAATACTTTACTGTATCACCAAGTGTAAGTTATGAAGAAACATGGCAGTTCGATTATATTGAAAAAGAATATGATGCTACAAATAACAAAATTGTAACAGATACGCTAAGAGGTTTCAAAAGTTTTAGAGAATATAATACTGGTGTAAGTTTATCTACAAACATTTATGGTACTTTCAACTTTAAAAAAGGGAGATTAAAAGGAATAAGACATACGTTTAGACCTTCTATATCTTATTCTTACAGACCAGATTTTGAAGAAAAATACTTAAAACAAGTGCAAGCTAGTAACAACCCAAGCGATTTGAAAGATTACACTGTTTTTGACAAGGGAATATATGGTGGCCCTTCCTCAGGCTTAAGTAATTCTATAGGAATCTCTTTAAACAACGTTTTAGAAGCTAAAGTTGCGCCTAAAGATCCTGATAGTGATGAGGAGGATGAAAAAATAATGCTTTTAAACAACCTAAATTTTAGTAGTAATTATAACATGGCCGCAGATAGTTTGCGTTGGTCTAAAGTTAACTTTTCTGCAGGAACACGTTTGTTTAAAGATAAGTTATCTGTAAATTTAAGTGGTTCTTTAGACCCTTACAAAGTTGTTGCTTCTTCAACAGGTTCTCCTATTAGAATTAATGAATTTAATTCTAACTTTTTAGGATTAAGATTAACCAATGCAAGTTTAACCGCCAATTATTCTATTTCTAGTGCAGATTTTAAAAAGGATAAAAAAGGTGATAAAAAAGATAAAAACAGAGACCCTAACAACTCACAAGATGTTATTGGCGCAGATATTAATCCTACTGATAGATTCGGCCAAATGAATAACTCAAAAAATACGAGTGGCGAAGATAAAAACAAAACAGCAAAACTTTACAATGCGGATATACCTTGGTCTATAAGTTTAGCATATTCTACTAATTATATTAATAATGGGCTTGATGGTGGAAATATTGGAGTACACAGTATTATGTTTAGTGGTAATGTAGAGTTATCACCAAAATGGAAAATGGGATATTCTTCTGGTTATGATGTTAAAGGTGGTGCTTTTACTTTTTCTAGATTTAATTTCACGAGAGATTTAGATAGTTGGAATTTCAATTTTAATTGGGTTCCTTTTGGTACAAACTCTTCTTACACCTTTTTTATAGGTGTGAAATCTTCTGTCTTATCTGATTTAAAGTGGGATAAAAATAAGCCACCAGATAGAAAGTTGTTTTAA
- a CDS encoding N-acetylmuramoyl-L-alanine amidase — translation MQSQQKHKNIIKLKIIFLLLFIFVSNSVSTYAQKEYVVVLDAGHGGKDPGNLGNGFKEKSIALKVALKVGEKLKQHKDVKVIFTRKKDVFIDLWKRGDIANHAKADLFVSIHCDSHTSNAYGAGTFVLGLRGNKKNLEIAKRENAVILLEDNFRDKYKGFDPNSAESVIGLSLLQEENLDKSLAIASLIQNNFAFKLKRNNRKVKQDNFQVLRETIMPSVLVELGFLTNKKEGRFLNSKIGQTKMANEISDAIYNYIKNLKLNTVIAEVTTKAPVNEIEFKVQVASGRNKIATKSYNFKGLKNIERVQVGSYYKYYYGNSSSYKSVEKARRVVQAKGYKTAFIVAFKNGKKIAVQEALKMQ, via the coding sequence ATGCAATCCCAACAAAAACACAAAAATATTATCAAACTTAAAATTATTTTTCTACTGCTGTTCATATTTGTAAGTAACAGTGTATCAACCTATGCTCAAAAAGAGTATGTAGTTGTTTTAGACGCTGGCCATGGAGGTAAAGATCCAGGTAACTTAGGAAACGGCTTTAAAGAAAAAAGTATTGCTTTAAAAGTGGCTTTAAAAGTTGGTGAAAAGTTAAAGCAGCATAAAGATGTGAAAGTAATTTTTACTAGAAAAAAAGATGTTTTTATAGATTTATGGAAAAGAGGAGATATTGCAAATCATGCAAAAGCAGATTTGTTTGTTTCTATTCATTGCGATTCTCATACGTCAAACGCTTATGGTGCAGGAACTTTTGTTTTAGGTTTAAGAGGAAACAAGAAAAACCTTGAAATAGCCAAAAGAGAGAATGCAGTTATTCTTTTAGAAGATAATTTTAGAGATAAATATAAGGGTTTCGATCCTAATTCTGCAGAATCTGTAATTGGTTTATCATTACTTCAAGAAGAAAATTTAGATAAAAGTTTAGCTATTGCAAGCTTAATTCAGAATAATTTTGCTTTTAAACTGAAAAGAAACAATAGAAAAGTAAAGCAAGATAATTTTCAGGTTTTAAGAGAAACTATAATGCCAAGTGTTTTAGTAGAATTAGGCTTCTTAACAAACAAAAAAGAAGGTAGGTTTTTAAATTCTAAAATAGGTCAAACAAAAATGGCCAATGAAATATCAGACGCCATTTATAACTATATTAAAAACTTAAAACTAAATACTGTTATTGCAGAAGTTACCACTAAAGCACCTGTAAATGAAATTGAATTTAAAGTGCAAGTTGCATCAGGAAGAAATAAAATAGCCACAAAATCTTATAATTTTAAGGGCTTAAAGAACATAGAAAGAGTTCAGGTTGGTAGCTATTATAAATATTATTATGGCAATAGTTCTTCTTATAAATCTGTAGAAAAAGCAAGAAGAGTGGTACAGGCTAAAGGCTATAAAACTGCTTTTATTGTCGCCTTTAAAAATGGAAAAAAAATAGCCGTACAAGAGGCTTTAAAAATGCAGTAA